The sequence TTCGTCGTCCTCGCCCAGCGCAGTGGTCTTCTGgtcttgcttcttgtcctccgTGGGCTGCTCCTCCGGCTTGGTGTCTGAGGCCATAACGACGTCGAGAATATCGCTTTATGAGGGTATGTGGATGCGGTATGTTGGCTGCGTCAAGATGCAAGTGGAGCGGGTTGcttggttgctttgttgtttgaTGGTCGGTTTCGAAGGCGGTAGATGGTCATGGACTGGATGGCGCGAGCTTGGGAGCTGTGGAGCTGAGGCGATCTGGTGGTGCTTGGCCGGGGCGGAAGAATGCTGCGCCGGGAGCTTCTGTGCAGGGTAGGCTGATTGGTGAGGCGAAGATGGAAAATTGGCCATGTTTGGGTGTATTTGGAGATGGATTCGTTTATTTGGTGCTTTTGAATTAATTTGTATTAATCCGGAGCCTTTTTCAAACTTGTTAATTGTTGCGTGGGCAGTCGAGATGCTGGTTGAGCTTCCACGAACAATATCCTATACTTCCAAACTGGCACCATCCTCTTAGCTCCCCTTGATGCTACTACGTGCATTGGATAATATGTTGCCGCCTTGTGTTCTCTTGACCCCTGCATGCTTCTAGTGATTGAAATACAAAACAAAGCATCGCTCATGGAGCTACAACAGTGTGAGCGGTATATGATGCCGAGAATCATCATGCAAGTTGACGTCCAAGCCCCACAACATGATGACAAGTTTCGTAAGGAACCTGCGTCACCATCCACACAAATCTGACTACACTGCACGATTCAATTGAAGCACAAACCATGTCCATACGGGAGGGGACATTCACGGAGACTTAATTTCTGCTTTGGTCCTTGGCGTGTTACTTATTTGGAGTGTTCTTTATTTTTAACCGTCCCGCTTATGACGACATTTTTGTATGCCGGAATTCCGGGCGGACTTGATCTTTGCTTTTCACGCAAggatgtttgccaacaagcacCCGAGATTGACTGACAGGCCAAAGGAGCAGCCATAAAGTCCCACTGGCCAATTAACTCGGCCAATTTAGCTGTCAATGCTGCATGCTCTAAGCCGGAACGTTTACGCCGCGCGTCAACGGTAGACGGAGCTGCGCCTAGTCCGAACTGACTGCGCAGAGTCCAGACCTAAAGCCAAACCGGGCTGGTCCAGGTATTTTCAAGACACCTAACTCCGAAAGGGCCGTATAAACAACTATCCGGTCGTGGAGTGTGACAAGGTCCGGTGGCTTATCTAGGGCTGAGCCTTGTATCATTTTTTGGAACAACATCTCGTGAATATAATCACATTCacttcctcatcttccgtGCCATTCGCAACAGTTCTCATTAACCCAAAACCCCGCGCGGCCATTGTTGGTCGTTGCTTTCACCACCATGAGTCTTTTAAGCGGATGGTTCCGCAGCACAAACTCCAGCACCGACTCCCTGAAAGCCCAAACCCTGGCCACAAAGGAGCGGGAAAACCTGGCCGACGCCTTAAAATGGACGGGACTCATCATGAACGACGACATTGACGGCGCGTGGGAGGGTCTCGAAAAGGGCGACTCGTCGTTTCACAGCCTCGGCGCCGCCGTCACCTTCTTCATGCGCTCTATCCTCGGCTTCGAGAAGGAGGTTATGGCTCAGACggcggccaagttggcggACTGTGAGACAAAGGCATGGGCGGATTACAAGAGGGCGCAAAAGTATGCTCCTCACAATCATACCGCGAGCAGGATTTACCCTCCTGGCACGGAGTACGAGCTCGTCAGGGCGGAGACGCAGCTCATGAGTGCGGTGGTGGGTGTGCTGAATGAGAGTATTGTTGAGGCCATGAAGAGCTTCTACAAGCTGCGCAAGGCGTTTATCATTCTCGACGGTATagttgctgttgaggctAAAGCTGCGGCGGCGCAAAAGGCCAGTTTGAACAATGGAGTGAAAAGCGAGACGCCGAGTTCCAGGCCGTCTATGTCTGGGGCGCAAACTCCAAATGGAGACAAGAATTCATCGTCGACACATTTGAATGTCCCGGATCAACCTCCCGGTGATTCTGAATACGACGGTTCACGGCCCCTGACACCGCTCAAGCTTCAGTCTGTCCACCTCGAGACAGACCTTCAAGTTACGGACCCGGTGGATGCCTTTATTCACTCTGGCACAAATATGTGTTTCGGGCTCATTCTTCTTATCTTGAGTCTCGTTCCACCAACTTTCTCTCGTATCCTATCAGTAGTTGGCTTCCACGGCGATCGTGTACGAGGTGTACACATGCTCTGGCGCTCTGCTGCCCACGAAAACATCAACGGCGCCATCGCAGGCATGATGCTACTAGCCTACTACAACGGCCTCTTGGGCACAGTGGACATCCTCCCCAGCGATAAAGACTACGACGAAGACGCCGAATCCGTTGGTCCCCCGCACGACAAGTGCAGAAAACTACTTGCAGACTTGCGCGCTCGGTACCCAGATTCCAGGCTATGGCGCGTCGAAGAATCGCGCCTCCACGCCAACGACAAGAACCTAGAAAAGGCCATCGAGATGCTGTCCACGGGCAAAGAGTCCGCAATGAAGCAGGTCACCGCCGTCAACAACTTCGAACTagccatcaatgccatgatCCTGCAAAACTGGCAGCTCATGCGGGACACCTTCATGCGGTGTCTGGAAATCAGCGACTGGAGTCCCGGCATGTACTACTACATGGCGGGCTGTGCGTCTCTCGAGCTCTACCGCGACGCATATCACAGCGGCGACGTGAcagaagcaaagaagcacaagaacaagacggAGGAGTATTTCCGGAAAGCGCCGCAGGTTGCTGGCAAGCAGCGTCTGATGGCGCGGCAATTACCGCTAGAGACGTTTTTGCAGCGCAAGGTTCAAAAGTGGGAGGAGCAGGCGAAGACGTTGAATGTCGATCTTGTAGATGCCATTGGGTCGTCTCCCGCGATTGAGATTTGTTACTTTTGGAATGGGCAGAAGCGCATGTCTGAGAAACAGCTGGCTCAGGCGATGGACCATCTTGACTGGGAGAGATGTACGGCGGATGAGGACGTGGTTGCGAAGCtcaagcaggagaaggatgatgtGGCGGTTCGGGCGATTGGTTTGGCGGCTCTTTTGCAGGGGCAAGGGAAGATGGATGAGGCGATCAAGATTCTCGAAGAGAACGTCTTGGTACATGATAGGTGTGTTGTGATGCCACTCATTTGATTGTGAGGTGTGTTGTTAAGAAGAAACGCTTACATATCTGGAGTAATAGGTCTTTGTTCAAGGGTACCAATAAGGATGATTATGTTCTTCCGGTGGCGACATACGAATTGGCTGCGATCGCATGGACGCAGTGCTGCAATCCGCCTGCCGGAACGCCAGACGAAGTAGCTGCATATAGGCGCGAGAAGACAAATGAGTGTCAAGCGTACCTTGAAAAGGTCAAGGGGTGGGAGACGTTTGTGCTGGATGCGCGGGTTGGCATGCGCGTTCAGAGTGGACTGGAGACGTTGAAGTggttcaagaagaagaatgcgTGGACATGAAAAGCATTTACATGGTGCATGGCATGGAATTGGATATACGGGTGGACGGCATTGGATATTGGCCGGAATCTTGCAACATCACAAGTTTTGATTGGCGTTGAAACAGGTATCGGATAAGATTATAGAGATTCAACATTATTCCAACTTGGTACTCTTATTAGACCAAAACTGTGACAGGGTATCTCGTCATTACATCATCTTTACATTGCCTTGTATCCCAGCGACGTGTGTGATATCAAATACATCCTTCCCTCCGGCCAGCGAACTGCTGCTTTTATTTTGATCGCAATCGCTGCTTTAGCGAGTCCACACCATCCTGCACGACACTCGATCCTTCATCTACCTTGGCGGCAGATTTCTCTGGAACGTGATGCTTTTCAGCTTCGTTCCGCACATCTTCTAAAATGCCGCGACCCTGGCTGGTTCCATGCGCCCAGTCCATAATACCGTACGCGCCATAGTTTGAAGAGCCTTTACTCGCGTAGTGAATTGCTGTCCGTTGTGTGATGCCACTCATGACGATGCCCGGTACCGCCGTGTACCCAGACATGGATAGCGTCTCTtcaatggtggtgatgatgaggaccAAGAAGTATGTGAGCAAGTGTGTCCGAATGAGCACTGACGGGAGAAATGCCGGCAAAAACCGATGCAAGACCATTGCTACGGGATAATCGGTGAATACCTGCAAACTAAACGGGGCGCCGGCATTGGCGTGAGCATATGCGATATGCTTctttgccagccaagagGAACCGTGCAGCACGTATCCGTGGATATAAAAGTTGAGCACCTCACGAGCGGTCAGTATAAAGGCACAGTGCTTGAAAACCGTCCAGGGCAGCGGCAGCGTCGTGTTCATCTTGAAGATGTGTTTCCTGAAGAGCATCGTGTACAGGGTGCTGGTTCCCGCCTCAAACGCCAGGCAGATGAGAATATTCAGCACGGCCAGACCCAGCATCTTTCCCAGCTTGCGCGCATCTCGTGTGGGCAAGGAGCTGCGTCCGCCATGCTTGACTCCCGCGGCCAGACTGGGCACGCCGACATCAAACAACAGGAATACAAGCGACGGGATGAGCCAGAAGATGACGCGTATGACCAAAACGCCGGATACGTGCAATTCGAGAGCCGGATGAGAAAAGACCAGGctggtccatgtcatgtAGAAGAATATGATATTCACCGACGTGGACAAGGACGCTCCACTGGTGGGAGCAAAGATGTAGGATAAAATTGGTATGGAGAGGAGTACGTCCAACATGATGAGGGCTGGCGTTTGACGCACGGACGTGTTTGAGGCCAGAGAGCGagcaggtgatgatggatgaacTTGGAGCGCAATATGTGCAAGTCTGGATAATGACTGGCGAGATGAAAGTTGCGAGTCGCAATGGTGTTTGGAAGCTTTGCCAGTGAATGAGTTATAGatgcttgatgagcttcaTGGTGACATGACATCGGACGCCAGCCACTTTGTATGCGGCTTGACCAAGGTCAGGACTGGTGGTGTAGGGCAGGAGATGTGGGTGAGATGCGTGGGTGTGAGCCGCGGCAAACAGGTTTTTGGCATCTGGGGCAAGTGTGGCGTCGAACCTTCAAGTGGTTGACATGGAGCGCTCCTTCCAGTTGCTCCATTTGAGCCGCTTTTGACATGATGACGTCGCGACAGCTGGACCAGCCAGTCAACAGCTGACAGAGGCGACATGGAGAGACAGGAGACCAATGGAATTGACTCACACACACACGGACGGAGAGGCTCGActattcaatgttgcttgtCACATTTTAGAGAAGTATTCGAGGCGACCAACTACTATGCAAAGTTGGAAATTGCGAAAGGCAGCATCTTCGTTTGTATATCTATTCTTGGCAACCAGTCTTTGGTACTCTGCATGACGGACCAGAACGTGGTGTGATCGACGGAGTAAATCCCAAAGTGTCTGACAAGTTATTTCTGGCACGTCGTCCAACACAGTCGCTTCACAAGCGAGTGCATGTGGCTACTCCAAAAGGGGACATTTAGCGATGTATTCATTCCCCAGGTCCAAGTCTGGTAGTCTGTGGAACTGGAGGCGGACTATCCAAGTAAGTCTTCAAATCTGACGAGTCAAGCAGACAGACACTCTGGCAGATGTCAACTGTCATGTGTGCAGGGCACCGGACGGCTTCGGATCCGGCGCACGCGGTGACATGATTACATGACGAGTGTTCAATATACTTTATGTAAATAAGGACAGTTGAAAAGCGTCAAGCCTGTTCCCAGCCAATGACACTCATTCTGAACCGAGCTTGTCTGCTTTGACGCACAGGACGGACGTGTTTGTGGTCTAGTACAATGGGGTTGATCCTGCGTATTATAGTTTTGTAGCTCTAGAATGTCCTTGCGTGCCGGTCATAATTTGCGATGTCGGCCGAGAGTCAGATATCGACCGAGTTGTAGCTGGATCCAATCCGACGTTTGAGCGAATTCAAGGTCTAACAGTCGAAAACCGAAATAGAGATATATTATTACTATCATTTGGACTTGGCGAGTATCGGACGAAATGGCCAACTACTTACGGCtgtcaacgccaccaaaGTATGATGGCACAACATGTCTAGGAATCGTCTGTGTGTTGCAACTTGCAAGCCACGAGAAAGATTGAGTTTGAGATTGGCTGACAAAGCCGGCACTGGGTACTGGGCAGTTAAGTGTGAGGGAGATCAACTGgtgtactgtactgtattaATTACAGAGCATGGAGTATGGATCTTGTATCAGGTGTCTGGTAACAATTGCatgcatcaattgatactTTACTCCGTGCTCTGCAGATCAAAACATGTCTGGCAATCCAAGTGCCGGACAAGGCTAGGAGTTCAGTCAAGGTCCGTCGATCTTGGAGTATGTTCAGAGTGTGTGCACCTGACAGCTGGTACATGTATGCATGTGCTCCGTGTAATGAAGTTGAATACAAAAATAAATTTGCCTTGCTATTCTTCGCCCAATTGAGCCCATGCCATTTGATATGGTTGagctgccattgtcgcccACAATCAACTAGtcaatacggagtactttaccagacatggacggcTTTCCAAGTCAGGGGCCACATTCACGCTATAGTCTCGTCCTATCTAAACCATCACATCAATTGGCCAAACACGGCCCAGCTGTTTCTTATTATGTATTAGCTGGAGGCGGCTGAGGCCAAATCGATGCCTAGTGCGCGATACCTGGGAGGAGAGACTGGGCTGGACAAAGCGCCTTCATCCGACGACGAGGCCTGGCCCAAGCCTGGCCCGCCAAGCAAGTCGAGGTTGGACCCCTGGATTTGGCAGGCACAAGATCCGCAAAAAGTTGAATTGCACCCCGTTCGACTAATTTAGAATAAATCCGCCTTGCTTGGGGAGCTCAGCCGGAGGTCAGTGCTTGGTTCCCGGTCCTTGTCACTGTTGTCGCTCCTTGTCTCTCCTTGTGCTCATTTTTCTGATGAACCATCCGTCATTTGACCTGCTCCTTCTCTCTGCCTACATGTACAATACTAGACTGTTCTCCGACTACTTATAAGTACCGGCTCCACCAAACGGCTCCATCGATGGATGCCCCTTGTCGGGTCTGGagaggcaagcaagcatcgGACGCAAATCTAATCAAACAAAATCAAACACTGCCAAacaagacgaggaaacaaactacaccagaccaaacaaCCGGATAGCAGACGGGGGCAAAAGAAATTCTGCTTTCTCTGTCTCTCGTTGTTTTTTCTCcctccctctctcttcctccaccCTAGCCCTAATCTAATCGGCCACCTTTCCGCCAAGCACCAAGACGAccgaccagttgactggactggaccggACTGGACTAGGGACGGCTCTGATCAAcggttggccttggcttggaAAGTTGGAGAcgtcaactacctaggtacctaggtagtcaacGTTGACCTTGGGACCCGACACAACGGTAACTGCACTACCAGACGGCACAGTCacccagcatcatcagcatcagcatcagcatcggcatcggcatcgaACTCGGCGTTTATTTCTGCAATCCTCATCAATCCCAACTCCCAATTTCACAACCAGAACAAGCATGTCCATACGGTACCATTGAATGCGACTCCAACGCACAGAGACCCGCCAGCCGCCGCCATCAAAatccaccaaaccaaacacaGACCCGACGACGCACCCACGCTCACACTAACCACATACACTTTGCCCCCTTTGCCATCACGGCTTGGTTACGCTTACGGTACGATACCGTACGTTACTGCACAGGGGGGATTCAGAAGCACTGCCGTAACGACCAAGCGCTTGACGACTGGACCCTGTCCTACGGTCTTTGTACCGACGACGTAGTCGACACTACGACAAATACCTTGTCCcttcctttggcttggaccagacggcacaggcacaggcacaaacactctcacactcacacactCGCCCCAACCGACAaacacatgcatgcattcGTGCTTGCATAACACTGTACCTACTCCATACACATTCATTACACACCTGACACTTTTTTGCGGCTGGAGCATACGAGGTTCCAAGCGCCAGGGCATTTGACTCGTGAGTTGCTTCcgttggcttgctggctgcatgtgctCCTCCCTCTCCTGAGACCGATTGCATATCCACCGACTTTGACTTGTCCTGTCTTGGCTGCAAGCAGCAGTGCAGAGTACTGAGTACTGAGTACCGAGTACGCAGTCCTCAGTCTGGGTTGTAGAAAGAGGCAATGGATCTCAGGTTTGCTGCCTCggccgacgacgacgtgCCCCCTATCCCAGCTCGTCACCACTTCCACCTCGCCCAGAGAGATCCTAGAGATCCTACAGACCCTCGAGACCCTCGAGACCCTCGAGATCATCACTCGCGCGCTTCTCGTCGACGCTCACCTCAGCGAATCCCACACGCCAGCATCCCTCCCGCTTCCCCCGAAGTCATATCAAACCTCATTACCAGCCTCAGCGCCATCTCTCAACCAGCCAGCAGTCACTTCGAATCGCACCCCGCTGCCATCAACTTTACCTTACCCACGAAACCCGTCAGCCCAAGCACTGGCAGCTTTGGCGTCGACTACGGCGCCTATAGTCGTAATCGTTCTGAGCCCGAAAACCCTTCCCAAGATCCTACATCCCTTGACAATCTAGCTGCGAGCCCCCCTATTGTTCGTACCTCCAAACCAACAAGCGGATATTCGCCATTGACCGGTGCAAAGAGTCCGCCCACCCGGAGTCCCAGCCGTGAGAGCGGATCTGGTTTTCGGTCCTTCAttcgcagcagcagcgcaGCTTCGcgtccatcatctccagGCTCTGCTACCTCCAAGAACGATGACGCACACAGCATAGGCAACCTGTCCATAGAACGCGGCTCCGCGCCTACCCCAGAGCTGAAGCATCATCGATCACATGATAGCTGGGGCAAGAGAGCTGGCCGGAGCACCAAGGGACTTATGTACATGAGCTCCAAGGAGCGTCTTCGAGAACGAGAATTCGAACGAAAACGACTGCCGAGACGTTCTGTCAGTCAGAGCGAACCGCCCAGTGGGGGACACTCCGGCAGCATGGGTAATGGGGCTAGGCCAGACCCCTTCCTCGCCGAGACTGCTATCAGTGAAGAGCCTGGATCCCACAGTGATAACCCTGGGGTGAATGATCCAAAGGCGACGTTGGGCAGCCCACAGCCAATTCCTACTCGAGACTCGAGCTTGAGAAAGTCGAGAACACAACCAAAACGATCAAGCGCAAGGCGATCGAAACAAGACTATGACACATCAACGGGTGTAGCCATTTTAGAGGCAGAGGAACATGGTGACAGCCGCGATTTACCACTGCGGCACCATAAACGCACAGGCTCAGACACAGGCACCCAAGAAAAGTCCTTCTTACT is a genomic window of Pochonia chlamydosporia 170 chromosome Unknown PCv3seq00010, whole genome shotgun sequence containing:
- a CDS encoding mitochondrial outer membrane protein IML2 (similar to Magnaporthe oryzae 70-15 XP_003712578.1); translated protein: MSLLSGWFRSTNSSTDSLKAQTLATKERENLADALKWTGLIMNDDIDGAWEGLEKGDSSFHSLGAAVTFFMRSILGFEKEVMAQTAAKLADCETKAWADYKRAQKYAPHNHTASRIYPPGTEYELVRAETQLMSAVVGVLNESIVEAMKSFYKLRKAFIILDGIVAVEAKAAAAQKASLNNGVKSETPSSRPSMSGAQTPNGDKNSSSTHLNVPDQPPGDSEYDGSRPLTPLKLQSVHLETDLQVTDPVDAFIHSGTNMCFGLILLILSLVPPTFSRILSVVGFHGDRVRGVHMLWRSAAHENINGAIAGMMLLAYYNGLLGTVDILPSDKDYDEDAESVGPPHDKCRKLLADLRARYPDSRLWRVEESRLHANDKNLEKAIEMLSTGKESAMKQVTAVNNFELAINAMILQNWQLMRDTFMRCLEISDWSPGMYYYMAGCASLELYRDAYHSGDVTEAKKHKNKTEEYFRKAPQVAGKQRLMARQLPLETFLQRKVQKWEEQAKTLNVDLVDAIGSSPAIEICYFWNGQKRMSEKQLAQAMDHLDWERCTADEDVVAKLKQEKDDVAVRAIGLAALLQGQGKMDEAIKILEENVLVHDRSLFKGTNKDDYVLPVATYELAAIAWTQCCNPPAGTPDEVAAYRREKTNECQAYLEKVKGWETFVLDARVGMRVQSGLETLKWFKKKNAWT
- a CDS encoding sterol desaturase family (similar to Metarhizium acridum CQMa 102 XP_007812042.1) → MLDVLLSIPILSYIFAPTSGASLSTSVNIIFFYMTWTSLVFSHPALELHVSGVLVIRVIFWLIPSLVFLLFDVGVPSLAAGVKHGGRSSLPTRDARKLGKMLGLAVLNILICLAFEAGTSTLYTMLFRKHIFKMNTTLPLPWTVFKHCAFILTAREVLNFYIHGYVLHGSSWLAKKHIAYAHANAGAPFSLQVFTDYPVAMVLHRFLPAFLPSVLIRTHLLTYFLVLIITTIEETLSMSGYTAVPGIVMSGITQRTAIHYASKGSSNYGAYGIMDWAHGTSQGRGILEDVRNEAEKHHVPEKSAAKVDEGSSVVQDGVDSLKQRLRSK